The Methylomusa anaerophila genome has a segment encoding these proteins:
- a CDS encoding MBL fold metallo-hydrolase, whose product MKNTDTTLNFKMLTLEHNPFGASAAIYPTLLWDDNGATLVDVGYPGQLKELTTAVEQAGVWLKQIRRIVFTHQDWDHIGNVSDLQDALGNEAEIYTHANERDYIEGVVPYIKMTPQRIEARIQSLPENIREQAAALFANIPTVHVHKTFQDKDVLPFHDGVQVIHTPGHTPGHICLYLRNHRMLIAGDQLRIQDEILVGPAPEHTADMRSALESLRKLQDYDIDYVICYHGGLYGPQASVRIAQLVAEAAS is encoded by the coding sequence GTGAAAAACACTGATACTACTTTGAATTTCAAAATGCTCACATTGGAGCATAATCCTTTTGGGGCATCTGCCGCCATATATCCAACCTTGTTGTGGGATGATAACGGCGCCACGCTGGTTGATGTGGGTTATCCCGGCCAATTGAAAGAGCTAACTACAGCGGTAGAACAAGCAGGTGTTTGGCTTAAACAAATCAGACGAATCGTTTTTACCCATCAAGACTGGGATCATATCGGCAACGTGTCGGACCTGCAGGACGCTTTAGGCAACGAGGCGGAAATATATACTCATGCCAATGAGCGCGACTATATCGAAGGTGTCGTTCCTTATATAAAAATGACTCCCCAGCGGATAGAGGCCAGGATTCAATCCCTGCCGGAAAATATCCGGGAACAGGCAGCCGCTTTGTTTGCCAATATCCCTACCGTTCACGTACATAAAACGTTCCAGGATAAGGATGTACTGCCATTTCATGACGGTGTGCAGGTGATACACACGCCTGGCCATACTCCGGGCCATATTTGCCTCTATTTGAGAAATCACCGCATGCTTATCGCCGGCGATCAATTGCGGATTCAGGATGAGATTCTGGTTGGGCCGGCGCCGGAACATACTGCCGATATGAGGTCAGCGCTGGAGTCATTACGTAAATTGCAGGATTATGATATCGATTATGTCATCTGCTATCACGGAGGATTATACGGTCCCCAAGCCTCGGTTCGTATTGCTCAGCTCGTGGCAGAGGCTGCAAGTTAA
- a CDS encoding ABC transporter permease produces the protein MVKLQSIRLEPVLERTLAVGLLLLAWELLPRMGFLDARFLPPFSEVIERLVKMIVTGRMSVHLLASLQRSLIGFSLAVALSLPLGVMMGWFKRFERGVDPLLQMSRNTSVLALYPVFILVFGLGELSKVAIIFWGTLWPILINTIEGVKGADPLLIKSARSMGSSQLTLLFKVVLPSAMPSILTGFRLSAARSVLVLVAAEMLGAQKGLGYLIFQAQLDNETPEMYAGIVLIALIGVLLNYTLIRFERHATRWKEQVEAN, from the coding sequence ATGGTTAAGTTGCAGTCTATACGTTTGGAGCCAGTTCTGGAAAGAACGTTAGCTGTTGGTTTATTGCTACTGGCCTGGGAATTATTACCCCGCATGGGGTTTCTGGATGCTCGTTTTCTGCCGCCCTTTAGCGAGGTGATTGAAAGACTGGTAAAAATGATCGTTACCGGCCGGATGTCCGTTCACCTGTTAGCCAGCCTCCAGCGGTCCCTCATAGGTTTTTCCTTAGCGGTGGCTCTGTCCCTTCCCCTTGGGGTCATGATGGGGTGGTTCAAAAGATTTGAACGGGGTGTCGACCCGCTGCTTCAGATGTCCCGCAATACGTCGGTATTAGCCCTGTACCCGGTGTTTATCCTGGTATTCGGTTTAGGTGAATTATCCAAAGTAGCCATAATTTTCTGGGGCACACTCTGGCCAATACTGATAAATACTATCGAGGGAGTTAAGGGCGCAGACCCGCTGCTGATTAAGTCGGCCAGGTCCATGGGGTCCTCTCAGCTTACCTTATTGTTCAAAGTTGTCTTGCCGTCGGCTATGCCGTCGATTTTAACCGGTTTCAGGCTTAGTGCCGCCCGTTCGGTTCTCGTTCTGGTAGCCGCCGAAATGCTCGGTGCCCAAAAGGGTTTAGGATATCTGATATTCCAAGCCCAACTTGATAATGAAACTCCTGAGATGTACGCCGGGATTGTATTAATAGCACTCATTGGCGTGCTGCTCAACTATACGCTTATCCGATTTGAGCGGCATGCAACCAGGTGGAAGGAGCAAGTGGAAGCCAATTAA
- a CDS encoding GNAT family N-acetyltransferase, which yields MSELFFRNTPQLETERLLLRKLVIEDAEDIFEYASDDEVTKFMSFDTHKFIEDAKRFINVTLDQYRRDEAGDWGIILKETGKLIGSMGFPWVDKKNSRAEIGYVLGRRYWGKGIMPEAVRRLLEFAFNDMELNRIECVHAVPNEKSGRVMQKAGMTFEGIARERMFAKGKYWDVKQYAILRSDSRQDNFLLSRT from the coding sequence ATGAGTGAGCTTTTTTTCCGGAATACACCGCAGCTTGAGACAGAACGATTACTGTTAAGAAAACTTGTAATTGAAGATGCAGAGGATATTTTTGAGTATGCTTCGGATGACGAAGTAACGAAATTTATGTCATTTGATACCCATAAATTCATTGAAGATGCCAAAAGATTTATAAATGTTACATTGGATCAATATAGAAGAGACGAGGCCGGTGACTGGGGGATCATTTTAAAAGAAACCGGAAAGCTTATTGGCTCTATGGGTTTTCCCTGGGTTGATAAGAAAAACAGCCGGGCAGAAATAGGATATGTGCTGGGACGCCGGTATTGGGGGAAAGGTATTATGCCCGAAGCGGTCCGACGGCTATTGGAATTTGCCTTTAACGATATGGAGCTTAATCGCATTGAGTGTGTTCACGCTGTGCCTAACGAAAAATCAGGCAGAGTCATGCAAAAGGCTGGCATGACCTTTGAAGGTATTGCCCGTGAGAGAATGTTTGCGAAAGGTAAATATTGGGATGTGAAACAATATGCCATTCTTCGGTCAGATAGCAGACAAGACAATTTTTTGTTATCAAGAACATAG
- a CDS encoding ABC transporter permease, which yields MNVKTGEVAAAKGGNAQTLRLWLERLGSGFERAASILVVLLVWEVLPRAELIDRFILPTFSDVISGLAGLFITGEMFKHIAVSFGRAFTGFIAAVSFSIILGIFMGWFKRLERYVNPLLELGRNTPILALYPVFIMFFGVGEVSKVAIIFWGTIWPILLNTIGGVKNVDPLLIKSARSMGISLFPLFRKVILPAATPAIITGLRLSATTSILILVAAEMLNANAGLGFMIFYNETKYKIPEMYSGIITLSILGFLINYLLIALENRLTRWKEQAN from the coding sequence ATGAACGTTAAAACAGGAGAGGTTGCCGCAGCCAAGGGTGGGAACGCTCAAACGTTAAGGCTGTGGCTGGAACGATTAGGATCGGGTTTTGAAAGAGCCGCATCCATCCTTGTGGTACTGCTGGTTTGGGAAGTACTGCCCAGAGCCGAGTTGATCGACAGATTCATATTACCGACATTTAGTGATGTGATTTCAGGGTTGGCAGGGTTATTTATTACCGGAGAAATGTTCAAGCATATTGCGGTAAGCTTTGGACGGGCCTTTACCGGGTTTATTGCAGCGGTAAGTTTCTCCATAATCCTCGGGATTTTTATGGGATGGTTTAAAAGGTTGGAGCGGTATGTCAATCCCCTGCTGGAATTAGGCCGCAACACCCCGATCCTGGCTCTTTATCCGGTTTTCATAATGTTTTTTGGCGTGGGTGAGGTTTCGAAGGTGGCGATCATTTTCTGGGGCACCATTTGGCCTATTTTGCTCAATACCATCGGGGGAGTTAAGAATGTTGACCCCTTGCTAATCAAGTCTGCCAGGTCCATGGGGATTTCCCTATTCCCGCTCTTTCGTAAAGTAATACTGCCTGCAGCTACTCCTGCAATTATCACGGGCTTAAGACTCAGCGCGACCACATCAATTCTAATCCTGGTCGCGGCCGAAATGCTTAATGCTAATGCCGGTTTAGGCTTTATGATTTTTTACAATGAAACTAAGTACAAGATTCCGGAAATGTATTCCGGGATTATCACCCTTTCAATCCTGGGATTTTTGATTAATTACCTCTTGATTGCCCTGGAAAATCGCCTGACAAGGTGGAAAGAGCAAGCCAACTGA
- a CDS encoding ABC transporter substrate-binding protein, with the protein MLTSIIVIIAMLLLAGCSSPQQARQVTKDETTGKTLDVIKLLSPYPTAVANVYIIADKLGFFKEEGIKPEFVGELPSTTQLVAAVTSGQVDVGGKHVNTTISGIAAGAKVKMVAGGSVTTKDQPHMIYVVKADSPIKSPQDLVGKRVGISGYGGCTEYTPLEYLHLNGGIADPKGKFETIILPEPNLEQALLSDKVDVIGLHLSPQYVQKHPDLRILFTDYDVWGERAGACPAYVSEKFIKEKPDVVKRFVAAVAKANNWVNANPDKALDIIAQELKVDKEKIQAYHYADDGIITDDSVQVWIDILNYYHDLKPGIKAKDLYTNEFNPNFKNK; encoded by the coding sequence ATGTTAACGTCAATAATTGTAATCATAGCTATGTTATTGCTGGCCGGGTGTTCAAGCCCGCAGCAAGCGAGGCAGGTAACGAAAGACGAAACTACAGGCAAAACCCTGGATGTGATAAAACTATTATCACCATATCCTACGGCGGTTGCCAATGTATATATTATAGCCGACAAACTGGGCTTCTTTAAAGAAGAAGGCATAAAACCCGAGTTTGTCGGGGAACTGCCTTCAACAACCCAATTAGTTGCTGCTGTCACTTCAGGGCAAGTTGATGTGGGCGGGAAACATGTCAATACGACTATCTCCGGGATTGCCGCAGGCGCCAAAGTCAAAATGGTAGCTGGCGGTTCTGTTACTACTAAAGATCAGCCGCATATGATTTATGTAGTGAAGGCAGACAGTCCTATTAAATCACCGCAAGATCTTGTGGGAAAGAGAGTGGGCATATCCGGGTATGGAGGCTGCACTGAATATACACCGCTGGAATATCTGCACCTAAATGGTGGTATAGCTGATCCCAAAGGCAAGTTCGAAACTATTATTCTGCCCGAGCCAAACTTGGAACAGGCCTTACTTAGCGATAAAGTCGATGTCATCGGTTTACACCTAAGTCCCCAATATGTACAGAAGCACCCCGATCTCAGGATACTCTTTACCGATTACGATGTTTGGGGAGAACGAGCCGGAGCTTGTCCGGCCTATGTCTCGGAAAAATTTATAAAAGAAAAACCTGATGTAGTCAAAAGATTTGTCGCTGCTGTCGCCAAAGCCAATAACTGGGTAAACGCCAACCCGGATAAGGCTCTTGACATAATAGCCCAGGAGCTTAAAGTAGATAAAGAGAAAATCCAAGCTTATCATTACGCCGATGATGGCATCATCACGGACGACAGCGTTCAAGTCTGGATCGATATCCTGAATTACTATCATGATCTGAAACCAGGGATAAAAGCAAAAGATCTTTATACTAACGAATTTAATCCTAATTTCAAAAATAAGTAA
- a CDS encoding nitrogenase component 1: MAIHNLENEVAIREQRLGAITGYKGTINDLVSKASTCAQKNSSRCFTQASSCNSGCAQNYLCEIVDAVIVNHAPVGCAADQIGSNTLNKWSEKARGWDGWQPRNIGFFNTNMTKEDTVFGATEKLKATVREAYRRHNPNAIFVTTSCVSGIIGEDIKSALDELKEEIPIPLAPVYCEGFKTKVWASGFDAAFHAILTSIVKPPRAKTNKVNIFNFHARARVEIAEIFARLGLEPVFMVAQCTVEQLSRMSEAAASMAICGTLSTYIENALEELYGVPSVKGLHPQGIAGIQGWLRGLGKVVGKEDEVEVFLAEQQKKYQPALTDLRKKLKGRRAVIGMGPGFAHDYVRVLTQELGMEVVWATSWHFDQKFDNGNAPDSARHLSEDGSDVPISVCDLQAFEMMNILNKFRPDIYLSRHGGTAGWAAKMGVASIMITDEYDVFGYRGTVNFGYKMLDALTNRSRERNIAKWMKLPYTDWWLKQNSFQFLAQEAE; the protein is encoded by the coding sequence GTGGCGATACATAATTTGGAGAATGAAGTGGCCATCAGAGAACAAAGGCTGGGAGCAATTACCGGTTACAAAGGTACAATCAATGATTTGGTGTCGAAAGCGTCCACCTGTGCCCAGAAAAATAGCAGCCGTTGTTTTACCCAGGCCAGTTCCTGCAACTCAGGCTGCGCTCAGAATTATCTGTGCGAAATAGTTGACGCTGTAATTGTAAATCACGCTCCTGTTGGCTGTGCCGCCGATCAAATCGGCAGCAACACATTAAACAAGTGGTCGGAGAAGGCACGGGGATGGGATGGCTGGCAGCCCAGAAACATTGGATTTTTTAACACCAATATGACCAAAGAGGATACGGTATTTGGCGCAACCGAGAAACTTAAGGCAACTGTGAGGGAAGCGTACCGGCGGCATAACCCCAATGCTATTTTTGTTACTACTTCCTGTGTTTCCGGTATTATTGGCGAAGATATTAAAAGTGCCCTGGATGAGCTTAAAGAGGAAATACCTATTCCCCTTGCTCCCGTTTATTGTGAAGGGTTTAAAACCAAGGTTTGGGCTTCCGGATTTGACGCCGCCTTTCACGCCATACTGACCAGTATTGTCAAACCCCCGCGGGCTAAAACCAATAAAGTAAATATATTTAATTTTCACGCCAGAGCCAGGGTTGAAATCGCTGAGATTTTTGCCCGGTTAGGATTGGAACCGGTATTCATGGTAGCCCAGTGTACAGTCGAACAATTGTCCCGAATGTCTGAAGCTGCCGCCAGTATGGCCATCTGCGGGACTCTGTCAACCTACATCGAAAATGCCCTCGAAGAGCTGTATGGCGTACCAAGTGTAAAAGGGCTGCATCCTCAGGGAATTGCCGGGATACAAGGCTGGTTGCGGGGCTTGGGAAAAGTCGTTGGCAAGGAAGACGAGGTTGAGGTTTTCCTGGCGGAGCAGCAAAAAAAGTACCAGCCTGCCCTTACGGACTTAAGAAAAAAACTTAAGGGCCGCCGGGCAGTCATCGGTATGGGACCGGGCTTTGCCCATGATTATGTGCGGGTTCTTACGCAAGAGCTGGGAATGGAAGTTGTGTGGGCGACGTCCTGGCATTTTGACCAGAAATTCGATAACGGCAACGCTCCTGATTCAGCCAGGCATTTGTCGGAAGATGGATCCGACGTGCCGATAAGTGTTTGTGATTTGCAAGCCTTTGAAATGATGAACATACTGAATAAATTTCGACCGGACATTTATTTGTCCCGCCATGGGGGGACGGCGGGATGGGCTGCCAAAATGGGTGTCGCTTCCATCATGATTACGGATGAATACGACGTATTCGGCTACCGGGGAACAGTTAATTTTGGCTACAAAATGCTGGATGCGTTAACAAACCGGAGCCGGGAAAGAAATATCGCCAAATGGATGAAGCTCCCATACACTGATTGGTGGCTTAAGCAGAACAGTTTCCAGTTTCTGGCGCAGGAGGCCGAATAA
- a CDS encoding nitroreductase family protein — protein sequence MNEPIAEVIRKRFSCRAYLDKPIEEDKQRMITEFLNSDPVGRFGTRARLALVAATEHDRQSLKGLGTYGFIRGATGFIVGAVEQGPKNLEDFGYIMEQAILFATDMGLGTCWLGGGFTKSSFAKKISATREETVPAVTAIGYTADGSRSGDRIRRRAGSDHRLPMEQLFFDRNFGEAINPDDLGAYAEPLEMVRWAPSASNKQPWRVIRNGDTWHFYLQRTQGYGKGSLVFRLLRLADLQRVDMGIAMCHFELTARELGLTGRWVVDDPGSGRPGTEYTASWIADNG from the coding sequence ATGAATGAACCTATCGCCGAGGTCATTAGGAAACGGTTTTCTTGTCGGGCATATCTGGATAAGCCCATTGAAGAAGACAAACAGCGAATGATCACAGAGTTTCTGAATTCGGACCCTGTAGGACGTTTTGGCACGCGGGCGCGTTTGGCGCTTGTCGCTGCAACCGAACATGACCGGCAATCTTTGAAAGGCCTCGGAACTTATGGTTTCATCCGTGGTGCGACGGGTTTTATTGTCGGCGCGGTAGAGCAGGGGCCAAAGAACTTGGAAGACTTCGGCTATATTATGGAGCAGGCCATTCTGTTTGCCACAGATATGGGATTGGGAACATGCTGGCTGGGAGGAGGCTTTACGAAAAGCAGCTTTGCGAAGAAAATCTCTGCAACCCGCGAGGAAACAGTACCTGCGGTAACAGCCATTGGGTACACCGCGGACGGCAGCAGGTCCGGGGATCGGATTCGCCGGCGGGCCGGTTCGGATCATCGGCTTCCTATGGAACAATTGTTTTTTGACCGGAATTTTGGCGAGGCGATCAACCCGGATGACCTTGGCGCCTACGCTGAGCCACTCGAAATGGTCCGGTGGGCGCCCTCGGCTTCGAACAAACAGCCTTGGCGAGTTATTCGCAACGGCGATACCTGGCATTTCTATCTCCAACGTACCCAGGGCTATGGCAAAGGCAGTCTGGTTTTCCGGCTGCTGCGGCTAGCAGATCTTCAGCGTGTGGATATGGGTATTGCCATGTGTCACTTCGAGCTTACGGCTCGTGAACTCGGCCTGACCGGCCGCTGGGTGGTCGATGATCCCGGCAGCGGGAGGCCGGGCACTGAATACACAGCTAGTTGGATTGCTGATAACGGTTAA
- a CDS encoding flavin reductase family protein has protein sequence MKTSLGAHTFALPTPVWVVGSYGENGEPNIMAAAWGGICCSSPPSLGVSLQKSRASYGNILRTKSFTISIPSQKHVVETDYVGIVSGKDNDKFSVTGLTPVRSEVVNAPYVEEFPLILECRLTHLFEIGVHTQFIGEIVDVKADEDVLGENGLPILAKVNSFTYSTTERAYYGSGEYLGQSHSVGLKLK, from the coding sequence ATGAAAACATCATTAGGCGCCCATACGTTTGCGTTGCCAACGCCGGTATGGGTGGTAGGAAGCTATGGAGAAAATGGCGAACCCAATATTATGGCTGCAGCCTGGGGTGGGATATGTTGTTCTTCTCCGCCCAGCCTGGGAGTATCTTTGCAGAAGTCCCGCGCTTCTTATGGCAATATTCTCCGGACCAAGTCGTTTACTATCAGCATACCTTCGCAAAAGCACGTGGTAGAAACAGACTATGTTGGCATTGTCAGTGGTAAGGATAACGATAAATTTTCCGTTACCGGCCTGACTCCGGTTCGAAGCGAGGTTGTTAACGCCCCTTATGTGGAGGAATTTCCGCTGATCCTTGAGTGCAGGCTGACGCACCTCTTTGAGATCGGCGTACATACCCAGTTTATTGGAGAAATCGTTGATGTAAAAGCAGATGAAGATGTTCTGGGAGAGAACGGTCTACCGATTTTGGCAAAGGTAAATTCATTTACCTATAGTACTACCGAGCGGGCGTATTATGGAAGCGGAGAATATTTGGGCCAGTCTCATTCTGTCGGATTAAAGCTGAAGTGA
- a CDS encoding nitrogenase component 1 → MSVNLKGPAVELRESRLNTITGYEGDAARLIQCRNLSNRERSFTQCGSCGADQVMNLLSQIQDAAVVEHGPAGCASDISFRNGVFRTGNRRLGYKVHNIKYINTNLDENDTIYGGEAKLTKAIREAFRRFNPKAIFVTTTCASAIIGDDVPTICDTLETELGIPVIATLCEGFRTNIWATGFDSANHSILRKIVKPAKQKQPDLINVISFEHYFLYQSVFEQLGLRPNHIVPLSTVAQLERISEAAATVQYCETLGSYLAAGLEKYFGVPEVKAPAPFGLKASDELLREIGRLFNKEAEVETVIVKERGKIAADLERLRNRLTGKKVYIAAGGPLAYSIIALVKDLGMDVVGTSVWHHDQKYDNDDDRLNFLNFAAETYGNFSVGVCNKQAFEVTNAINKYKPDIAITRHIETVWAAKLGIPSIFAGNHPTEMLYDGLIRFGQTIDDAIANPAYIKNVAKHSKLPYTNWWLEQNTYSFLGGEKND, encoded by the coding sequence ATGAGTGTTAATTTAAAAGGACCGGCTGTTGAATTACGGGAATCACGTCTTAACACCATAACAGGCTATGAAGGTGATGCTGCCCGTTTAATCCAGTGCAGAAATCTGTCCAATCGGGAGAGAAGCTTTACCCAATGCGGTTCCTGCGGTGCGGATCAGGTAATGAATCTGTTAAGTCAGATTCAGGATGCCGCGGTCGTTGAACATGGCCCTGCCGGCTGCGCCAGTGATATTTCCTTTCGTAACGGCGTTTTTCGCACGGGCAACCGGAGACTGGGCTACAAAGTACATAATATTAAATACATCAATACCAACCTTGATGAAAATGATACTATTTATGGCGGTGAAGCCAAACTGACCAAAGCCATCCGTGAGGCTTTCCGCCGCTTTAACCCGAAGGCTATTTTTGTTACCACGACTTGTGCCTCAGCGATTATCGGTGACGATGTTCCCACCATTTGCGATACCCTGGAAACTGAGCTTGGCATTCCGGTTATTGCCACCTTATGCGAGGGTTTTCGCACCAATATTTGGGCTACCGGCTTTGATTCAGCCAACCATAGTATTCTGCGCAAAATCGTCAAACCAGCCAAACAAAAACAGCCTGACTTAATCAATGTCATCAGCTTTGAACACTATTTTTTATATCAAAGCGTATTTGAACAGTTGGGCCTGCGTCCGAACCATATTGTGCCGCTTTCCACAGTTGCCCAGTTGGAGCGTATTTCTGAAGCTGCCGCTACGGTACAGTATTGCGAAACTTTAGGAAGCTACCTGGCTGCCGGCCTTGAAAAGTATTTTGGCGTGCCGGAGGTTAAAGCCCCTGCTCCTTTTGGCCTGAAGGCCTCTGATGAATTATTGCGGGAAATCGGCCGTCTGTTTAATAAAGAAGCCGAAGTCGAAACAGTCATCGTCAAGGAACGGGGAAAAATTGCTGCCGATCTGGAGCGCTTAAGAAACAGGCTGACCGGCAAGAAAGTATATATTGCCGCCGGCGGTCCGTTGGCCTACAGCATCATTGCCCTGGTTAAAGATCTTGGCATGGACGTCGTAGGCACCTCGGTATGGCATCATGATCAAAAATATGATAATGATGACGACCGGCTCAATTTCCTTAACTTCGCCGCCGAAACATACGGTAATTTTTCTGTGGGCGTCTGTAATAAACAAGCTTTCGAAGTTACAAACGCGATTAACAAATATAAACCCGACATTGCCATTACCCGGCATATTGAAACAGTCTGGGCGGCAAAACTCGGCATTCCCTCTATCTTTGCCGGCAACCACCCGACGGAAATGCTTTACGACGGCTTAATCCGCTTTGGACAAACTATTGACGATGCTATTGCCAACCCCGCATACATCAAAAATGTCGCTAAGCACAGCAAGCTGCCCTATACGAATTGGTGGCTTGAACAAAATACCTATTCATTTTTAGGCGGTGAAAAAAATGACTGA
- a CDS encoding 4Fe-4S double cluster binding domain-containing protein, with protein sequence MNMGKKYMDALDKIKDIFANGSDSIWSVADISYSDFKDNFARAIVIAQQYKFFITNEEYNEEKYHHLLVEGRAAINKKVNLLKQLFDRYGIKNYIPPMSQSDETELVAPFSFKYAAVQAGLGWIGKSGVLVTKEFGPRVLLAAILIDYPLDSGSPINKSLCQDCFACVDACPWGIIKGVNWTISSRRDELLDFQFCNKQRSEYIESNGRKHTCGYCILACPWGLSNKRPDSDSALGIPTQLLPEGFSHQ encoded by the coding sequence ATGAATATGGGGAAAAAATATATGGATGCACTTGACAAAATTAAAGATATATTCGCAAATGGCTCTGATAGTATATGGTCTGTAGCGGATATATCTTATTCTGATTTTAAGGATAACTTTGCTAGAGCAATTGTTATAGCTCAGCAATATAAGTTTTTCATAACTAATGAAGAATATAATGAAGAAAAATATCATCACTTATTAGTTGAAGGCAGAGCAGCCATTAATAAAAAGGTAAATCTCCTCAAACAATTATTTGACCGGTATGGGATTAAGAATTATATACCGCCAATGTCACAGTCAGATGAAACAGAACTTGTGGCCCCATTTTCTTTTAAATATGCCGCAGTACAAGCCGGACTTGGCTGGATTGGTAAAAGCGGTGTCCTGGTTACTAAAGAATTTGGTCCAAGGGTACTACTTGCCGCAATACTTATAGACTATCCGTTAGATAGCGGGAGTCCAATAAATAAAAGCCTGTGCCAAGACTGTTTTGCCTGTGTTGATGCTTGTCCATGGGGGATTATTAAAGGCGTAAATTGGACTATATCATCAAGGAGAGATGAACTGCTTGATTTTCAATTTTGTAATAAGCAACGAAGTGAGTATATAGAGAGCAATGGTAGAAAACATACTTGTGGCTATTGTATCCTGGCATGTCCCTGGGGGCTAAGCAATAAAAGGCCTGACTCGGATTCAGCCCTGGGGATACCAACACAACTTTTACCTGAAGGTTTTTCTCATCAATAA
- a CDS encoding pyridoxal-phosphate dependent enzyme gives MRRAAIKPESWNIPVLGINIGKSKAAQEDLVFDLVQQTAKRLEIKSNIPREAVVCFDEYVGPGYSLPTAQMVEAVKLLARTEGILLDPVYTGKAMAGLIDLIRQGYFQKDKNVLFVHTGGSPALYAYADVLEL, from the coding sequence TTGCGGCGGGCGGCAATAAAACCAGAAAGCTGGAATATTCCGGTACTTGGCATTAATATTGGCAAGTCTAAGGCTGCCCAGGAAGATTTGGTATTTGACCTTGTGCAGCAGACAGCAAAGCGTTTAGAGATCAAAAGCAATATTCCCCGCGAGGCGGTAGTTTGCTTTGATGAATACGTAGGACCGGGTTATTCTCTGCCTACTGCCCAAATGGTTGAAGCTGTTAAGCTGTTAGCCCGGACCGAAGGTATTCTTCTTGACCCGGTTTATACCGGTAAAGCCATGGCCGGGCTTATTGATCTAATACGGCAGGGATACTTTCAAAAGGATAAAAACGTGCTTTTTGTTCATACCGGTGGTTCACCGGCCCTATACGCTTACGCAGATGTGTTAGAACTATGA